A region of Hippoglossus stenolepis isolate QCI-W04-F060 chromosome 7, HSTE1.2, whole genome shotgun sequence DNA encodes the following proteins:
- the tbc1d10c gene encoding ecotropic viral integration site 5 ortholog, producing the protein MMSASSPAQRKLSEEDGSGSDAGSEVSLEPETDRFGFILTNGSTAGSVGPPPELVRHRENKWISIILQWDRMMLKKTSKVKEQCQKGIPASLRAKCWPLLSAATDRMKQNKNLYELLDSQPALQSWVDVIERDLGRQFPFHEMFLCKDGHGQRGLFRVLKAFTQYQPEEGYCQAQGPVAAVLLMNMPAEEAFWCLVQISEQYLPGYYSPLLEGVLFDAGMLTWVLRRTCPAAHKHLQHHEVEPLMFATDWLMCLFTRHLPFNTLLRVWDLFFCYGVRVLLQVAVVLVRRVLGRAEQRRQCQGQMETLERLRGVREQVQDEDDAFIAEVCSVPLSSKDLEKQTEKELEKWRKDRPSSTFDPRGRCQGHRVAWARARQNQEDWDRKERQKGNLSVPLSRSASTLSLSPSLLPQRLGKGGRKVVRHLSLGAKDDWRSRNDLNFNKVPDVQEEEDVEACKEQSEVKLKGQSNEKELLEEPKKMAKIQNMLTEHTEETETVKKENDRAETVMTEMVDSYPKETKDERMDSEVTSVGIEPNQSPAKDQTVQNILQLNEHTSHYIQEEELGSHSQSQTHKGQDQETEVKDMTEETEEEVSESEHSAVVEKNQSETQKVTADAYTHKEMEVPADQSEEQMIQFDMKPEEETESKNNQQLQVDTVTEVSEIRTEPIQGSETEEEETFTDTNLTTEAETQEEVITEADEGSQVDAFEEIEEEFDPQTEKESEEKMEENTAAEDESENEVEEIDSRTDTKAETLILPLPECVQEQQDKDVVADTETEAVIPVIENTVTESSEAFDHCSEEECDEVAFEPTQEKDEIILTVHSEAQVEDDQTQAREIQTETQKNMETNDSVTSTVKEETLKQVEAVSLTAEPDGKISSVETSVSEEPVPEDPTSRVTMGPSEEKEKEENVFISTPNVTDNLHIDSNSQTHNQNDFLTEPNDGGLTQASGRRSSRSSGDFCVRKSSNYHESRLARKLSTDLFTAPQKTSQPQPVPNDAEVKHTESQPNPRAVNPTPTSPDVTQSSEVTSSLSVTERTAKEQEPPATTKRLGFFRRLRGEQSKKTKEKGAQKMQVPKILIQDFSDESGIGKVVQDEGEEKLSSRERRKIRRERERSDKEGERARKKKEKEMEKERERRKPQTRGKSFQVQKEKGKNDPGQHAKTGSQTPRYSASNTETYF; encoded by the exons ATGATGAGTGCATCGAGTCCAGCCCAGAGGAAACTCAGTGAAGAGGACGGCTCTGGATCTGAtgcagggtcagaggtcagtctGGAGCCTGAGACCGACCGCTTTGGATTTATTCTGACCAATGGATCCACTGCTGG GAGTGTGGGCCCACCACCCGAGTTGGTCAGGCACAGGGAGAACAAGTGGATCAGCATCATTCTCCAGTGGGATCGTATGATGTTGAAGAAGACCAGTAAG GTCAAAGAACAGTGTCAAAAAGGCATCCCGGCCTCCCTGAGAGCAAAGTGCTGGCCTCTGCTGAGTGCAGCCACTGACAggatgaaacaaaataaaaacctctaCGAG CTTCTGGACTCGCAGCCCGCTCTGCAGAGCTGGGTGGACGTGATTGAAAGAGACCTGGGCCGACAGTTCCCCTTTCACGAAATGTTCCTCTGCAAAGATGGACACGG gcagcGTGGTTTGTTCCGGGTGTTGAAAGCCTTCACTCAGTACCAACCAGAGGAGGGTTACTGCCAGGCACAGGGGCCTGTAGCTGCAGTGCTGCTGATGAACATGCCTGCTGAG GAGGCCTTCTggtgtttggtgcagatcagtgAGCAGTACCTTCCTGGATACTACAGCCCCCTGTTG GAGGGCGTCCTGTTTGATGCCGGCATGTTGACCTGGGTCTTGAGACGGACGTGTCCAGCTGCTCATAAACACCTGCAGCACCACGAAGTGGAGCCCCTCATGTTCGCCACTGATTGGCTAATGTGTCTGTTCACACGCCACCTGCCATTCAACACTCTGCTACGAGTCTGGGACCTGTTTTTCTGCTACG GGGTGCGGGTGCTGCTCCAGGTGGCCGTGGTGCTGGTTCGTCGTGTGCTGGGTCGTGCCGAGCAGAGAAGGCAGTGTCAGGGTCAGATGGAGACTCTGGAGAGGCTGAGGGGCGTCAGGGAGCAGGTCCAAGATGAAGACGATGCCTTCATAGCAGAG GTGTGCTCGGTGCCGCTGTCGTCCAAAGATCTGGAGAAACAAacggagaaggagctggaaaagtggagaaaagacagaccTTCGTCCACATTTGACCCCAGAGGTCGCTGCCAGGGACACCGGGTGGCGTGGGCGAGGGCTCGGCAGAACCAGGAAGATTGGGataggaaagagagacagaaaggcaACCTTTCTGTCCCGCTCTCTCGCTCGGCCTCTACTCTGTCGCTGTCCCCTTCGCTCCTTCCCCAGAGGTTGGGGAAAGGCGGACGTAAAGTTGTAAGGCATCTTTCGCTGGGAGCAAAAGATGACTGGAGAAGCCGCAatgatttaaattttaataAGGTGCCGGAcgttcaggaggaggaggacgtggaAGCATGCAAAGAACAAAGTGAGGTGAAACTAAAAGGACAAAGTAATGAGAAAGAACTTTTAGAGGAACCAAAGAAGATGGCTAAAATCCAAAATATGCTGACAGAGCacacagaagaaacagaaacagtaaaaaaagagaACGACCGAGCTGAAACAGTAATGACAGAAATGGTGGATAGTTACCCTAAAGAGACAAAGGATGAAAGAATGGACAGtgaagtaacgagtgtggggatCGAACCAAACCAAAGTCCGGCCAAAGACCAGACTGTCCAAAATATTCTTCAGCTAAATGAACATACCTCTCACTATATACAGGAAGAGGAGCTGGGCTctcacagccaatcacagactcACAAAGGCCAAGACCAGGAAACTGAGGTCAAAGACATGAcggaggagacagaagaagaagtttcAGAGAGTGAACATTCAGCTGTGGTGGAAAAAAAccagagtgagacacagaaaGTTACTGcagatgcatacacacacaaggaaaTGGAAGTACCCGCAGACCAAAGTGAGGAACAGATGATTCAGTTTGACATGaaaccagaggaggagacagaaagtaaaaacaatcaACAGCTGCAGGTGGACACGGTCACCGAAGTCTCAGAAATAAGAACTGAGCCAATTCAAGGCTcagagacggaggaagaggaaacgtTCACTGACACGAATCTAACaacagaggcagaaacacaggaggaagTGATCACAGAGGCAGACGAAGGCTCACAGGTTGATGCATTTGAAGAAATCGAAGAAGAGTTCGACccacaaacagagaaagaaagtgaggaaaagatggaggaaaatACAGCGGCAGAGGATGAATCAGAGAATGAAGTAGAAGAAATAGATTCAAGGACAGACACAAAAGCGGAAACCTTAATCCTGCCGTTACCTGAATGCGTCCAAGAACAACAGGACAAGGACGTAGTAGctgacacagaaactgaagctgtAATACCAGTTAtagaaaacacagtgacagaGTCAAGTGAAGCTTTTGATCACTGTTCAGAGGAAGAGTGTGATGAGGTAGCATTCGAACCCACGCAGGAAAAAGACGAAATCATTTTGACTGTGCACTCAGAGGCCCAGGTTGAGGATGATCAAACACAAGCAAGGGAAATACAAACTGAAACTCAGAAAAACATGGAGACTAATGACTCTGTCACATCTACGGTGAAGGAGGAGACTTTAAAGCAGGTTGAAGCAGTGAGTCTCACTGCCGAGCCTGACGGGAAAATAAGTTCAGTGGAAACAAGTGTCTCTGAGGAGCCTGTCCCCGAAGATCCGACAAGCCGGGTCACTATGGGTCCttcagaggagaaagaaaaagaggagaacgTCTTCATTTCTACTCCTAACGTGACAGACAATCTACACATAGACAGcaactcacagacacacaatcaaaatgattttcTGACCGAGCCGAATGACGGTGGCCTGACACAAGCCTCTGGGCGCCGCAGTAGCCGCTCTTCAGGGGATTTCTGTGTCCGCAAGTCTTCCAACTACCATGAGTCCAGGTTGGCACGTAAGCTCTCCACAGACCTCTTCACTGCCCCACAGAAAACGAGTCAACCACAACCTGTCCCTAATGACGCAGAAGTTAAACACACTGAATCACAGCCCAATCCTAGAGCAGTTAACCCGACCCCAACTTCCCCTGATGTGACTCAGTCTTCTGAAGTCACCTCGTCCTTGTCTGTGACAGAGAGGACGGCAAAAGAGCAGGAGCCGCCTGCCACCACTAAACGATTGGGTTTCTTCCGCCGACTGAGAGGAGAGCAGTCCaaaaagacaaaggaaaaaGGCGCACAGAAAATGCAAGTCCCCAAAATCTTGATTCAGGACTTCAGTGATGAATCAGGGATTGGGAAAGTGGTTCAGGATGAAGGCGAGGAGAAACTTAGCTCCAGAGAGAGACGGAAGATACGGCGGGAGCGAGAGAGAAgtgacaaagagggagagagggcgagaaagaagaaagaaaaggagatggagaaggagcgagagaggaggaaaccGCAGACGAGGGGTAAAAGTTTTCAAGTGCAAAAGGAGAAAGGTAAAAATGATCCCGGTCAACATGCAAAGACTGGCTCACAGACGCCACGATATTCTGCGTCTAACACTGAAACTTACTTTTAA